In the Methylomonas rhizoryzae genome, one interval contains:
- a CDS encoding RecQ family ATP-dependent DNA helicase: protein MINRPLHPESTAFAAPIFKPRCLCLDIETARQNNLQLREVGAFRPDTGERLRISGNARDFAQRLDHIAEGAAFVLGHNVIAFDQPALSLLHPNLALHGLPLVDTLELSPVAFPQNPYHRLVKDYKLCTTTRNDPVRDAELAFELFLDQREALLQRVAEQPEEMLCLHFLLAPENGRGPAGFFAGLRHAERPSLTEAQAAWLAATAGKVCASAQRAIAEQGLADADMRKPLAYVLAWLRLAGGNSVLPPWVGIRFPQSKALINQLRDIPCGDPKCAWCAEQHDLKQLLPRYFAGISRFRPTPATADGGSLQQTIVEHALADRPSLAILPTGGGKSLCYQLPALARYYRSGRLTVVISPLQSLMKDQVDNLDARGITCAGYLNSLLNPLERRAVLDKLRLGDLGLIFVAPEQFRSSAFANALAYRDIACWVFDEAHCLSKWGHDFRPDYLYVSRFVKARQKDKPSPVFCFTATAKPDVVADIVGHFRQRLGLELTCLVGGVSRENLSYEVHAVPQNGKQQAALSLLEEALREPGGAIVFCARQKTVEDTAEFLTQAGLNCGYFHGGMLPEHKRRVQEAFIAGELRVIAATNAFGMGVDKADVRLVIHLDTPGSLENYLQEAGRAGRDQDPARCVLLFDEADMEVQFRLLRNSRLSQKDIYAILKALRSLDHKERAEGKLVVSSGEILLEIPDKHGIDPDAADADTKVRIAVAWLEEARLLKREENHVRVFPGSFRVASLDEAKALLAKKLKAHADPGPYLAILTELLSAGDDAGISTDDLMLATGRPVHEVQKLLHELAGFQLLSNDQEIGVQFYREPDTRQRLTDLAKLERALIDSLREAAPDADSEQWQLLHVRRLCDSLRRDAGVDLQPDRLTRLLKAFAEPFGDKAFGGARRAFFSLRPGGPDYRYVKLQRDWRQIEVICAKRRRVAEALVACFDNLRQGNNLLIVCRQEALEAALQHDATLQDLDVADWQLALAAALLYLDANDVLHLARGKAVFRSAMHIRLNPDARRRQFKNADYAELALHYRDKIIQIHVMSEYAKLALGKLQAAMAFIVDYFALQRDEFVRRYFAGREDILTMAGSEAAHRRILVDLKNPEQQAVVAAPANANLLVLAGPGSGKTKVIVHRVAWLLHEAGVPADAIMVLTYNRAAAAEIRGRLRALAGADGAGVTVQTLHTLALRLTGTSCAVAAERGESVDFQLLFQRAAELLRGADVDEANGASLRRDRLLAGLSHVLIDEYQDINADHYQLISALAGRGVQTADDKLALMAVGDDDQNIYAFNLADAGFIRRFAEDYQATTHYLLENYRSTLHIIACANRVIAKARQRMKHDGKIRIDHARADQADGGAFEVLDPLARGRVQILLTPTQAGAELAVALAELQRLQAVQYGEGVRYWGRCAVIARHWAALEPLAALCRRQNIPARLLSEENLPALYTTREGALLLDLLNRQRHGRPRLWLRCGVLSRWFRRRYRQAVHEPLQHPYRAMLAQFIADSETLPSDSAAGSGWPLASRRVVADLIEAVYEFGSGRQARFADGPNAPLLLMTAHRAKGLEFDHVLILDADGWQQTGDDERRLFYVAMTRARQTLTLCRRTGGRHAFVEDCAPLCLSRSIEAASEVADVKRRLWQATPEHVILSWPGYFAAAHPVHRAIAALDYGTPLVLRPRGDGQSGWELADANGTAVARMAQAFTPPHGTIAAVRVAGILARQVKSDGSESLRCQRWEVVLPELEYQLDD from the coding sequence ATGATTAATCGGCCGTTACATCCGGAATCCACGGCGTTTGCCGCTCCCATATTCAAACCCCGTTGCTTGTGCCTGGACATCGAAACCGCGCGGCAGAACAATCTGCAATTGCGCGAGGTCGGCGCCTTCCGCCCGGATACCGGCGAACGGCTGCGGATCTCCGGCAATGCCAGGGATTTCGCCCAGCGTCTGGATCACATCGCCGAAGGTGCGGCGTTTGTGTTGGGTCATAACGTGATTGCTTTCGACCAGCCGGCCCTGTCGCTACTGCATCCGAATCTGGCTCTACACGGTTTGCCGCTGGTGGATACGCTGGAATTGTCGCCGGTGGCCTTTCCGCAAAACCCCTACCACCGGCTGGTCAAGGATTACAAACTGTGCACGACCACCCGCAACGATCCGGTGCGCGACGCGGAGCTGGCTTTTGAGCTGTTTCTGGACCAGCGCGAGGCCTTGCTGCAACGGGTAGCCGAACAGCCCGAGGAAATGTTGTGTCTGCATTTTTTGCTGGCGCCGGAAAACGGCCGCGGCCCGGCCGGTTTTTTTGCCGGCCTGCGGCATGCCGAGCGGCCGAGTTTGACCGAGGCTCAAGCGGCTTGGCTGGCGGCGACGGCCGGCAAGGTGTGCGCTTCGGCGCAACGGGCAATCGCCGAGCAAGGCCTGGCCGATGCCGATATGCGCAAACCGTTAGCCTACGTGCTGGCTTGGTTGCGGCTGGCCGGCGGCAATTCGGTGTTGCCGCCATGGGTCGGCATCCGGTTTCCGCAAAGTAAAGCCTTGATTAACCAGCTGCGCGACATACCCTGCGGCGATCCGAAATGCGCTTGGTGCGCCGAGCAGCACGATCTGAAACAGTTGCTGCCGCGCTATTTCGCCGGCATCAGCAGGTTTAGACCAACGCCGGCGACCGCGGACGGCGGCTCTTTGCAGCAAACCATCGTCGAACACGCTTTGGCCGACAGGCCGAGTTTGGCGATTCTGCCGACCGGCGGCGGCAAGTCCCTGTGTTACCAGCTGCCGGCCTTGGCGAGGTACTATCGTAGCGGCCGGCTGACCGTGGTGATTTCGCCGCTGCAATCTTTGATGAAGGATCAGGTCGACAATCTGGACGCTCGCGGAATTACCTGCGCCGGCTATCTGAACAGTCTGCTCAATCCGCTGGAGCGGCGCGCCGTGCTGGACAAGCTGCGTCTGGGCGACTTGGGGTTGATCTTCGTTGCGCCCGAGCAGTTTCGCAGCAGTGCCTTTGCCAACGCGCTGGCCTACCGCGACATTGCCTGCTGGGTATTCGACGAGGCGCATTGCCTGTCCAAATGGGGTCACGACTTTCGCCCGGATTATTTGTACGTGTCGCGCTTCGTCAAAGCCAGACAAAAAGACAAGCCGTCGCCGGTGTTCTGTTTCACCGCTACCGCCAAACCGGACGTGGTTGCCGACATCGTCGGCCATTTCCGCCAGCGCTTAGGTTTGGAATTGACTTGTTTGGTCGGCGGGGTCAGCCGGGAGAATTTGAGCTACGAAGTGCACGCCGTGCCGCAAAACGGTAAACAGCAGGCGGCCTTGAGTTTATTGGAAGAGGCGTTGCGCGAACCCGGCGGTGCCATCGTATTTTGCGCCCGGCAAAAAACCGTCGAAGACACCGCCGAATTTCTGACCCAGGCCGGTTTGAATTGCGGCTATTTCCACGGCGGCATGTTGCCGGAGCACAAGCGCCGGGTGCAGGAGGCGTTCATTGCCGGCGAATTGCGGGTCATCGCGGCCACTAACGCCTTCGGCATGGGGGTGGACAAGGCCGACGTGCGTCTGGTCATTCACCTGGATACGCCGGGCTCGCTGGAAAACTATTTGCAGGAAGCGGGCCGTGCCGGCCGCGACCAGGACCCGGCTCGTTGCGTGCTGCTGTTCGACGAGGCCGACATGGAGGTGCAATTTCGCTTGCTGCGCAACTCGCGGCTCAGCCAAAAAGACATTTACGCCATCCTGAAGGCCTTGCGCAGTCTGGACCACAAAGAGCGCGCCGAAGGCAAGCTGGTGGTCAGCAGCGGTGAGATCCTGCTGGAAATCCCCGACAAACACGGCATCGATCCGGACGCCGCCGACGCCGATACCAAGGTGCGCATCGCCGTGGCCTGGCTGGAAGAGGCGCGTTTGCTCAAGCGCGAGGAAAATCACGTGCGGGTGTTTCCGGGCAGTTTTCGGGTCGCCAGTCTGGACGAAGCCAAAGCCCTATTGGCGAAAAAGTTGAAAGCGCATGCCGATCCCGGCCCCTATCTGGCTATTCTGACCGAACTGCTGAGCGCAGGCGACGACGCCGGCATCAGCACCGACGATTTGATGCTGGCCACCGGCCGGCCCGTGCACGAGGTGCAGAAGTTGTTGCATGAACTGGCCGGCTTTCAATTGCTGTCCAACGACCAGGAAATCGGCGTGCAATTCTATCGCGAGCCCGACACGCGGCAACGGCTGACCGATTTGGCCAAGCTGGAGCGGGCGCTGATCGATAGCTTGCGCGAAGCGGCGCCGGACGCCGATTCGGAGCAATGGCAGTTGCTGCATGTGCGGCGTTTATGCGATAGCTTGCGGCGCGATGCCGGGGTGGACTTGCAACCGGACCGGCTGACCCGTTTGCTGAAAGCCTTCGCCGAGCCGTTCGGCGACAAAGCCTTCGGTGGCGCCCGCCGGGCGTTTTTCAGTTTGCGCCCCGGCGGTCCGGATTACCGCTACGTCAAATTGCAGCGCGACTGGCGGCAGATCGAGGTCATTTGCGCCAAGCGCCGCCGGGTGGCTGAGGCCCTGGTGGCTTGTTTCGATAATCTGCGCCAGGGCAACAATTTGCTGATTGTGTGCCGGCAGGAAGCCTTGGAGGCGGCGTTGCAACACGATGCGACCTTGCAAGACCTGGATGTGGCCGATTGGCAATTGGCGCTAGCCGCCGCGCTGTTGTACCTGGATGCCAACGACGTGTTGCATTTGGCGCGCGGTAAGGCGGTGTTTCGCTCCGCCATGCATATCCGGCTGAATCCGGACGCCCGTCGCCGCCAGTTCAAAAATGCCGATTACGCCGAGCTGGCGCTGCACTACCGCGACAAAATCATCCAGATTCACGTGATGAGCGAATACGCCAAACTGGCGTTGGGTAAACTTCAAGCGGCGATGGCGTTTATCGTCGATTACTTCGCGCTGCAGCGTGACGAATTCGTGCGGCGCTATTTCGCCGGCCGCGAGGACATATTGACGATGGCCGGCAGCGAAGCCGCGCACCGCCGCATTCTGGTCGACTTGAAGAATCCCGAGCAGCAAGCCGTGGTTGCCGCGCCGGCAAACGCCAATCTGTTGGTGTTGGCCGGTCCCGGTTCCGGCAAGACCAAGGTCATCGTCCATCGTGTCGCCTGGTTGCTGCACGAGGCGGGTGTGCCGGCCGATGCGATCATGGTGTTGACCTATAACCGGGCCGCTGCGGCGGAAATTCGCGGCCGCTTGCGTGCCTTGGCCGGCGCCGATGGGGCTGGAGTCACCGTGCAAACCCTGCATACCTTGGCGCTGCGCCTGACCGGTACCAGCTGCGCGGTAGCCGCCGAGCGCGGCGAGAGCGTCGATTTCCAGTTGTTGTTCCAGCGCGCCGCCGAGCTGCTGCGCGGGGCCGACGTCGATGAAGCCAACGGTGCTTCGCTTCGTCGCGATCGGTTGTTGGCCGGCTTGAGTCACGTATTGATCGACGAATATCAGGACATCAACGCCGACCATTACCAATTGATCAGCGCACTGGCCGGGCGTGGGGTGCAAACGGCCGACGACAAGCTGGCGTTGATGGCGGTCGGCGACGACGATCAAAACATCTATGCCTTCAATCTGGCTGATGCCGGTTTTATCCGCCGCTTTGCCGAGGACTACCAGGCCACGACCCATTATCTGTTGGAAAATTACCGCTCTACCCTGCACATCATCGCGTGTGCCAACCGAGTGATCGCCAAGGCGCGGCAGCGGATGAAACACGATGGCAAAATCCGCATCGACCATGCCCGCGCTGACCAGGCGGACGGCGGTGCGTTTGAGGTGCTGGATCCGCTTGCCCGCGGGCGGGTGCAGATTTTGCTAACGCCGACGCAAGCCGGCGCCGAGCTGGCGGTAGCACTGGCCGAGTTACAGCGATTGCAGGCTGTGCAGTACGGCGAGGGCGTGCGTTACTGGGGGCGCTGTGCCGTGATTGCCCGGCATTGGGCGGCGTTGGAGCCATTGGCCGCGTTGTGCCGCCGGCAAAACATTCCGGCGCGCTTGCTCAGCGAAGAAAACTTGCCGGCCTTGTACACGACCCGCGAAGGCGCGCTGCTGTTGGACTTGCTGAATCGGCAACGCCACGGCCGGCCGCGTCTGTGGCTGCGTTGCGGTGTACTGTCGCGCTGGTTTCGCCGCCGCTACCGGCAAGCGGTCCACGAACCGCTGCAACATCCCTACCGGGCCATGCTGGCGCAGTTCATCGCCGATAGCGAAACCCTGCCTAGCGACAGTGCGGCCGGCAGCGGTTGGCCGTTGGCCTCTCGGCGGGTGGTAGCCGATCTGATCGAAGCCGTGTACGAATTCGGCAGCGGCCGTCAAGCCCGCTTTGCCGACGGCCCGAACGCGCCGTTATTGCTGATGACGGCCCATAGAGCCAAGGGTTTGGAATTCGACCACGTGCTGATTTTGGATGCGGACGGCTGGCAGCAAACCGGCGACGACGAGCGCCGGTTATTTTACGTGGCGATGACCCGTGCCCGCCAGACCTTAACGCTGTGCCGGCGCACCGGCGGCCGCCACGCCTTTGTCGAAGATTGCGCGCCGCTGTGCCTGAGCAGGTCTATCGAAGCGGCGAGCGAGGTGGCCGACGTAAAACGGCGCCTGTGGCAGGCTACTCCGGAGCACGTCATATTATCCTGGCCCGGTTACTTCGCCGCCGCTCATCCCGTCCACCGCGCTATCGCCGCGCTGGACTACGGCACTCCGCTGGTCCTGCGTCCGCGCGGCGACGGCCAGTCCGGTTGGGAGCTGGCCGATGCGAACGGTACCGCGGTTGCCCGCATGGCTCAGGCCTTTACGCCGCCGCACGGCACTATCGCCGCCGTCCGCGTCGCCGGCATTTTGGCGAGGCAGGTCAAGAGCGACGGTTCGGAAAGTTTGCGCTGCCAGCGCTGGGAAGTGGTGCTGCCGGAGCTGGAATATCAGCTGGATGACTGA
- a CDS encoding glycine zipper family protein, whose translation MLRYSMIPVITTALLLGGCASLPDGPSVMALAGHGKSYEQFRSDDYVCQQYALMQVGGVTPNQAATQSGLSSAAAGTVVGAAAGAALGGGTGAAIGAGTGLVTGSAVGTGMASSSMSATQQRYDMTYIQCMYAKGHRVPVNGQFSAPQTPKPISAPAANLPPPPAGTPPEPPSQ comes from the coding sequence ATGTTGCGCTATTCAATGATTCCAGTAATAACCACCGCCTTACTACTCGGCGGCTGCGCTAGTTTGCCGGACGGCCCCAGCGTAATGGCGCTAGCCGGCCACGGTAAAAGCTATGAACAATTTCGCAGCGACGACTATGTCTGCCAGCAATATGCCCTGATGCAAGTGGGCGGCGTAACCCCCAATCAAGCCGCAACGCAAAGCGGACTGAGCTCGGCCGCAGCCGGTACCGTAGTCGGCGCGGCGGCCGGCGCAGCCTTGGGCGGCGGCACGGGCGCGGCGATAGGCGCCGGAACGGGATTGGTAACCGGCAGCGCGGTAGGCACCGGCATGGCAAGCAGTTCAATGTCCGCCACCCAACAACGCTACGACATGACGTACATCCAATGTATGTACGCCAAAGGCCACCGGGTGCCGGTAAACGGGCAGTTTTCGGCGCCGCAAACGCCCAAACCGATTTCCGCACCTGCAGCCAACCTTCCGCCGCCGCCCGCCGGCACGCCGCCCGAACCGCCGTCGCAGTAA
- a CDS encoding SWIM zinc finger family protein has product MDKQLFLYDTEGLHRLCSDELVKQGLRYFTDNRVIGVGVKDGSLEAQVEDENGEQYWLRSYEADERLEVDCDCRSTNGMCVHAVATLYAYADQYAPIESGSLNSALDEAIQERIKKGRNEVKVKLISGNPGFGTWQASSLVSASHWQRSYQVHIRSLD; this is encoded by the coding sequence ATGGATAAGCAACTTTTTCTCTACGACACCGAAGGTTTGCATCGGCTTTGTTCCGACGAGTTGGTCAAGCAAGGCTTGCGCTATTTCACCGATAACCGGGTTATCGGCGTCGGCGTCAAAGACGGCAGCCTGGAAGCCCAAGTCGAAGACGAAAACGGCGAACAATATTGGCTGAGGTCATACGAAGCCGATGAGCGCTTGGAGGTGGACTGCGATTGCCGCTCGACAAACGGTATGTGCGTGCATGCCGTCGCCACACTATACGCCTACGCCGATCAATATGCCCCTATCGAATCCGGCAGCTTGAACAGCGCTTTGGACGAAGCGATTCAAGAACGCATCAAAAAAGGCCGCAACGAAGTCAAGGTCAAGCTGATCAGCGGCAATCCGGGTTTCGGCACTTGGCAGGCAAGCTCTTTAGTATCCGCCAGCCATTGGCAGCGCTCCTACCAAGTGCACATTCGCTCCTTGGATTAG
- a CDS encoding fused DSP-PTPase phosphatase/NAD kinase-like protein, with translation MALRFDRFFVLALIGIILLTGCAGVGLPIIGSSFTKSENQVGIPDYLIVNNFEIYRGGQPNPNGFKYLKEKNINTIIKLNSEQLGSEKTTTNQLGIKLVLTIIDSSDLYYAINNSVYSQINFAMKALMNRKNWPIYVHCQNGWDRTGLIIALFRVCHDRYSKEDAYNEMVMNGFGTFHRLFLPGIQEYWDKFEISNCEKWRHE, from the coding sequence ATGGCTTTGCGATTTGATAGATTTTTTGTTTTAGCATTAATTGGCATTATTTTGTTAACGGGCTGTGCAGGTGTTGGATTGCCTATAATTGGATCATCTTTTACAAAAAGTGAAAATCAAGTTGGAATTCCGGATTACTTAATTGTCAATAATTTCGAAATATACAGAGGGGGGCAGCCAAATCCGAATGGATTTAAATATTTAAAAGAAAAAAATATTAACACCATTATCAAACTAAACTCAGAGCAATTAGGCTCTGAAAAAACAACAACAAATCAACTTGGAATTAAATTAGTACTGACAATAATAGATTCTAGTGATTTATATTACGCAATCAATAATTCTGTTTATAGTCAAATTAATTTCGCAATGAAAGCTCTAATGAATCGTAAGAACTGGCCTATTTATGTACATTGTCAAAACGGCTGGGATCGTACTGGTTTGATTATAGCTTTATTTCGTGTGTGTCATGATCGTTACAGCAAAGAAGATGCATACAATGAGATGGTTATGAATGGTTTTGGAACCTTTCATAGGTTATTTTTACCAGGAATTCAAGAGTATTGGGATAAATTTGAAATTAGCAACTGTGAAAAATGGCGGCACGAGTAG
- the tnpA gene encoding IS66 family insertion sequence element accessory protein TnpA, producing MAITSKWLQHIEAWQRSGLSQAEYCAEQQINVRTFTARLSDYRKLPATVSSALIPVQVEPAPTAAIVFTHAQGHRLELPASVSANWVAELLRCLA from the coding sequence ATGGCGATCACATCGAAGTGGCTTCAGCATATTGAAGCATGGCAACGTAGCGGTCTATCGCAAGCCGAGTATTGCGCTGAGCAGCAGATTAACGTCCGCACGTTCACGGCGCGGCTGAGCGACTATCGAAAACTACCAGCGACAGTATCGTCTGCACTGATACCGGTGCAGGTTGAGCCTGCGCCAACTGCGGCGATTGTCTTTACGCATGCCCAAGGTCATCGCTTGGAATTACCGGCTTCCGTGTCGGCGAACTGGGTCGCTGAGTTGTTGCGATGCCTGGCTTGA
- the tnpB gene encoding IS66 family insertion sequence element accessory protein TnpB (TnpB, as the term is used for proteins encoded by IS66 family insertion elements, is considered an accessory protein, since TnpC, encoded by a neighboring gene, is a DDE family transposase.), which produces MPGLIDTPAQIWLAVAPVDMRRGLDGLSAIVQQNLGHSPCAGSAFIFRNRAGNRLRLLLWDGNGVWLCQRRLHQGSFIWPKADDQVFAISQSQWQWLIAGVDWQRLSAKCQPDWQV; this is translated from the coding sequence ATGCCTGGCTTGATCGACACACCGGCGCAGATTTGGTTGGCAGTGGCGCCAGTCGATATGCGGCGCGGCCTGGATGGCTTGTCGGCCATCGTTCAGCAGAACCTGGGGCATTCGCCTTGCGCCGGATCGGCCTTTATCTTTCGTAATCGAGCTGGCAACCGCTTGCGGCTGTTGCTGTGGGATGGCAATGGCGTGTGGTTGTGCCAGCGCCGTTTGCATCAGGGCAGTTTTATCTGGCCCAAGGCTGACGACCAGGTGTTTGCGATCAGTCAGTCGCAGTGGCAATGGTTGATTGCTGGCGTTGATTGGCAGCGGCTATCGGCAAAATGCCAACCCGATTGGCAGGTCTGA
- a CDS encoding IS3 family transposase (programmed frameshift), whose protein sequence is MSKKPRRKHSPAFKAKVALAALAGDKTLGQLTQEFEVHQNQIVDWKKQLSERAAEVFGKPAEPESPPVDLQALHAKIGQLTLENDFLGRRAHPGGMAERKTMIDRQSKLPLSRQAKLLGISRGSVYYLPKPVSAHDLDIMRRLDELHLKHPFMGARQLRDQLNLQGIQIGRKHVKTLMKTMGIEAVYCKPNTSKKTPGHEIYPYLLRGMTINRANQVWALDTTYIPLAKGFAYLTAVVDWATRKVLAAKVAITLEACHAVDVLEQAFKRYGRPDIVNTDQGSQFTAKVFVDAVKGQGCLLSMDGRGAWRDNVFVERLWRSVKYERVYLHAYDSVGQARTSILDYFEWYNHERPHSSLKRKTPHQVYHDGLPTLKLAA, encoded by the exons ATGTCTAAAAAACCGAGAAGAAAACATTCCCCGGCCTTCAAAGCCAAAGTCGCCCTGGCGGCCTTGGCGGGCGATAAAACCTTGGGGCAGTTGACCCAGGAATTCGAGGTTCATCAAAATCAGATTGTCGATTGGAAGAAGCAGCTGAGCGAGCGGGCCGCCGAGGTGTTTGGGAAGCCCGCGGAGCCGGAATCGCCCCCCGTCGATCTGCAAGCCCTACACGCGAAAATCGGTCAACTGACATTGGAGAACGATTTTTTAG GAAGGCGCGCTCACCCAGGCGGGATGGCTGAGCGCAAAACGATGATCGACCGTCAATCGAAATTACCTCTCAGTCGGCAGGCCAAGCTATTGGGCATCAGTCGCGGTAGCGTGTATTACTTGCCCAAGCCGGTTTCGGCGCACGATTTAGACATCATGCGCCGACTCGACGAACTGCACCTGAAGCACCCGTTCATGGGCGCACGCCAGTTACGGGATCAGCTGAATCTGCAAGGCATCCAGATCGGCCGCAAGCATGTGAAGACTTTGATGAAGACCATGGGCATCGAAGCAGTGTACTGCAAACCCAATACCAGCAAGAAGACGCCGGGGCATGAAATCTATCCCTACCTGCTGCGCGGCATGACCATCAATCGCGCCAATCAGGTCTGGGCGCTGGATACGACCTACATCCCACTGGCCAAAGGATTCGCGTATTTAACGGCGGTCGTCGACTGGGCCACGCGCAAAGTCCTGGCCGCCAAGGTCGCGATTACCCTGGAAGCCTGTCATGCGGTGGACGTGCTGGAACAGGCTTTTAAGCGCTACGGCAGGCCGGATATTGTCAACACCGACCAAGGCAGCCAGTTTACCGCCAAGGTGTTTGTCGATGCCGTGAAAGGCCAGGGCTGTCTGCTCAGTATGGACGGTCGGGGCGCTTGGCGGGATAATGTCTTTGTTGAGCGCCTATGGCGATCGGTCAAATACGAGCGGGTTTACCTGCATGCCTACGATTCCGTCGGCCAAGCCCGCACTTCAATCCTGGATTATTTCGAGTGGTACAACCACGAACGACCGCATTCCAGTTTGAAACGAAAAACGCCGCATCAGGTGTATCACGATGGGTTGCCAACCCTCAAGTTGGCCGCTTAA